Proteins found in one Candidatus Bathyarchaeota archaeon genomic segment:
- a CDS encoding DNA replication complex GINS family protein, which translates to MTGYYGRLLEAWMRELETEGLQQLPEGFYREMSEYVSRLREQTRMLEHGTMRSRIALKEKEYAERMLRELFNTRLRKMVNMELEGVQLEASALLPEEKLFHSELRRILNEHGERLKSILLGRPPRIEAKPTGRGAFKVVRFLESLPAIIGVDMKTYGPFKPEDVASIPVENAESLIRRGAAKEVEVSE; encoded by the coding sequence ATGACGGGATATTATGGGAGGCTTCTTGAGGCCTGGATGAGGGAGCTGGAGACAGAAGGTCTTCAGCAACTGCCTGAGGGCTTCTATAGGGAGATGTCCGAGTACGTCTCTAGGCTAAGGGAGCAGACGAGGATGCTGGAGCATGGAACCATGAGGAGCAGGATAGCCCTTAAGGAGAAGGAGTATGCTGAGAGGATGCTCAGGGAGCTGTTCAACACCAGGCTGAGGAAGATGGTTAATATGGAGTTAGAGGGAGTGCAATTGGAGGCCTCAGCGTTGCTGCCAGAGGAGAAGCTCTTCCACTCCGAGCTGAGGAGGATCCTCAACGAGCATGGGGAAAGGCTTAAAAGTATCCTATTAGGTCGTCCTCCCCGCATCGAGGCTAAGCCAACGGGCAGGGGTGCATTCAAGGTGGTAAGGTTCCTCGAGTCTCTCCCGGCCATAATAGGGGTCGATATGAAGACCTATGGGCCCTTTAAGCCCGAGGACGTGGCCTCGATACCCGTCGAGAACGCTGAAAGCCTAATAAGGAGAGGTGCAGCTAAGGAGGTGGAGGTCTCGGAATGA
- a CDS encoding 30S ribosomal protein S27e, protein MSDWESLIPRPSSRFLRVRCGKCDGEQIVFSHATHTVRCRTCGEVIAEPTGGKARIRGSIVAVLG, encoded by the coding sequence ATGTCCGACTGGGAGAGCCTCATACCCCGCCCCTCTTCAAGGTTCCTCAGGGTTAGGTGCGGGAAGTGCGATGGAGAGCAGATAGTCTTCAGCCATGCAACCCACACAGTCAGATGCAGGACCTGCGGGGAGGTCATAGCTGAACCGACCGGTGGGAAGGCAAGGATAAGGGGCTCGATAGTGGCGGTTCTAGGATGA
- a CDS encoding ABC transporter ATP-binding protein — MEIVVKDLVKVYRVGALEIQALRGLSMKVEEGEMVAIIGPSGSGKTTLLNILGGLDRATAGYARVFNTEVTNLNPGELVEYRRRMVGHIFQTMNLIPTLTAAENIELPMIALGVPKPKRMRRVEELIDVIGLRERWNHKPGELSGGEQQRVAIAAALANDPPLILADEPTGELDTATARLVVDYLSRVNRELGKTVIMVTHDPAVARAAGRILRIQDGAIRADLEPLWPELATATTYADMLRRRINEVERQLIELEDELRRGELTGEQYVERQINLKRTLSVFKEELHRLGMVH, encoded by the coding sequence ATGGAAATAGTGGTGAAAGATCTCGTGAAGGTATACAGGGTTGGGGCTCTGGAGATTCAAGCCCTTAGGGGGCTGAGCATGAAGGTGGAAGAGGGGGAGATGGTCGCCATAATCGGCCCATCGGGCTCAGGCAAGACCACCCTCCTCAACATCTTGGGGGGACTGGACAGGGCCACGGCGGGATATGCTAGGGTCTTCAACACCGAGGTAACGAATCTCAACCCAGGGGAGCTTGTGGAGTACCGGAGGAGAATGGTGGGCCATATCTTTCAGACGATGAATCTGATCCCGACCTTGACCGCAGCAGAGAACATAGAGCTGCCCATGATCGCCCTTGGAGTACCGAAGCCAAAGAGGATGAGGAGGGTCGAGGAGCTCATCGATGTAATTGGGTTAAGGGAGAGATGGAACCACAAGCCCGGGGAGCTGAGCGGAGGTGAGCAACAGAGGGTAGCCATAGCGGCAGCCCTAGCCAATGATCCACCCCTCATCTTGGCCGATGAGCCAACAGGGGAGCTGGACACAGCAACGGCGAGATTGGTTGTGGATTATCTATCGAGGGTGAACAGAGAACTCGGGAAGACCGTAATAATGGTCACCCATGACCCGGCCGTGGCCAGGGCGGCGGGTAGGATACTGAGAATCCAAGATGGAGCCATAAGGGCAGATCTAGAACCCCTATGGCCTGAGCTGGCAACGGCCACCACATATGCGGATATGCTGAGGAGGAGGATAAATGAGGTTGAGAGACAACTTATCGAATTAGAAGATGAATTGCGGAGGGGAGAATTAACAGGGGAACAATATGTAGAGAGACAAATAAACCTAAAGAGAACCCTATCCGTATTTAAGGAGGAACTCCACAGACTCGGAATGGTCCATTAA
- a CDS encoding RNA-protein complex protein Nop10 — translation MVWLLRKCTLCNRYTLNQERCPSCGGPLKIPHPAKFSMDDRYQHYRMKMRRLAEVETGPRKAGEDDKKGASRMSG, via the coding sequence CTGGTCTGGCTCTTGAGAAAATGCACACTTTGCAACAGGTACACACTAAATCAAGAAAGATGTCCATCATGCGGAGGACCATTGAAGATTCCACATCCCGCGAAGTTCTCGATGGATGATCGCTATCAACACTATAGGATGAAGATGCGCAGACTGGCTGAAGTGGAGACGGGACCTAGGAAAGCCGGAGAAGATGATAAAAAAGGAGCCTCCCGAATGAGTGGTTGA
- a CDS encoding ABC transporter permease, with the protein MLSYAAKRIVRGVAVFIPLFLSVALAVTFFSGVLQGADAVGAAMLNKVLTASELDIVSTAEGRNFTQLAIDEVMRRIREVEGVKSVDHIIRVEAELNVSDVEASLTIIAFRRNSSLLGRVKGVEELEAGKAYVEAGSAEASDLRIGENITLKISTWLPYSIVAGFEPRFFTLPVGGSARIDEDLFSVVTGRFPLLLRSVMLGAGPERRPPYRLLIISEETLLAFLDSIYSEGRLPTRVMRADLIIELDRRSLINPWSMEASEISVKQVFERVNSAGAQYMYVPVNYLGQLLEVVRANSSGLRISTILVAMPVFFASWYLGMTVSDVALDMRRREVALLLTRGMRRRQVFKILVFEAILTGFMAGLSGLIMGWVLTLTVLPNPGWGLPPPPAPATISISLLLSLSLSTLSIYGPAQKAMKMNLIESLRGPYLSDSEEKISREGPFIALFLGGYKLAMLILGLNVDMFAPLTDNFVIFLLYSTWWGVDLILTYIGPILFLYGSIKLLIQLSRRPHELIGRVAGFVVGDLSSISTLRAHRDLRRVASSTLLLAVVMSYSLSMVGSVASSEDFMARTIRMTVGADASIWLFSWRGAEELDDRIAKLDGVLGTAVEAWLEADSALGMIPIRAVDPNMWRDVAYIEEGWIEGVEVLERMNSSETTAMLERGAAERLGAELNDTMLIKLGTRVHTLTIVGLFGKRHPMGWTIQNPTVYVPLSFLDRIEESDIKRVRILVKLREDIDPYTFSETVGALDPNIEGVDIAELKLMEASSNIFLTGSRRIEEIGVYIASIISSVGVALVVSTGLRSRWKEIVVMAIRGFSERQLASILAVEYLSSTLLAILLGSAVGYILLRGEIEMFNSISQASIERRIVFPVGAQLSLSAVLGLILISVVIPILFAARRISLHPIWTQEE; encoded by the coding sequence ATGCTCAGCTACGCCGCGAAGAGGATAGTGAGGGGCGTGGCCGTTTTCATCCCCCTATTCCTGAGCGTAGCTCTTGCTGTCACCTTCTTCTCAGGGGTTCTCCAAGGCGCTGATGCCGTCGGGGCAGCCATGTTGAATAAGGTTCTAACCGCCTCGGAGCTTGACATAGTCTCCACGGCGGAGGGTAGGAACTTCACTCAACTGGCCATAGACGAGGTTATGAGGAGGATCCGAGAAGTAGAGGGGGTTAAGAGCGTGGACCACATCATTAGGGTTGAGGCAGAGCTTAATGTTTCAGACGTTGAGGCTTCTCTCACCATCATAGCCTTCAGAAGAAACTCCAGCCTGTTGGGGAGGGTTAAGGGTGTTGAGGAGCTTGAGGCCGGGAAGGCGTATGTAGAGGCTGGCTCGGCCGAGGCCTCGGATCTCAGGATCGGGGAGAACATCACCCTCAAGATATCTACCTGGCTTCCCTACAGCATCGTCGCCGGATTTGAGCCCAGATTCTTCACCCTACCCGTTGGAGGATCCGCGAGGATAGATGAGGATCTCTTCTCAGTGGTTACGGGGAGATTCCCCCTCCTCCTCCGCTCAGTAATGCTGGGAGCAGGCCCTGAGAGGAGACCCCCCTATAGGCTTCTTATAATAAGTGAGGAGACTCTACTGGCCTTCCTAGACTCAATCTATTCTGAGGGGAGGCTCCCAACGAGGGTGATGAGGGCTGATTTGATCATAGAGCTTGACAGAAGGAGTCTCATCAACCCATGGAGCATGGAGGCGTCTGAGATCTCCGTCAAACAGGTATTCGAGAGGGTAAACAGCGCGGGGGCGCAATACATGTATGTACCTGTGAACTACCTAGGGCAGCTACTAGAGGTCGTCAGGGCGAACTCGTCTGGATTGAGGATAAGCACTATCCTCGTAGCCATGCCGGTCTTCTTCGCATCATGGTATCTCGGCATGACCGTATCAGATGTAGCCCTAGATATGAGGAGAAGGGAGGTGGCCCTCCTCCTCACAAGGGGGATGAGGAGGAGGCAGGTCTTCAAGATACTGGTCTTCGAGGCTATCTTGACGGGCTTCATGGCGGGATTATCCGGGCTCATTATGGGCTGGGTTCTCACCCTCACGGTATTGCCAAACCCCGGTTGGGGGCTGCCTCCTCCACCAGCCCCAGCCACGATCTCCATATCCCTCCTTCTCAGCCTCTCCCTCTCCACCCTATCCATCTACGGCCCGGCCCAGAAGGCGATGAAGATGAACCTCATTGAATCTCTAAGAGGGCCATACCTCTCGGACTCGGAGGAGAAGATATCTCGGGAAGGGCCCTTCATAGCTCTGTTCCTCGGGGGATATAAGTTAGCCATGCTGATTCTTGGCCTCAACGTGGACATGTTCGCCCCTCTAACGGATAATTTTGTGATCTTCCTCTTATACTCCACCTGGTGGGGGGTTGACCTGATACTCACATATATCGGCCCGATACTATTCCTCTACGGCTCAATCAAGCTGCTCATCCAGCTCTCCAGGAGGCCCCATGAACTCATTGGGAGGGTGGCTGGTTTTGTAGTCGGGGATCTCTCCTCCATATCAACCCTGAGGGCTCATAGAGATCTGAGGCGGGTCGCCTCCTCAACCCTATTACTCGCGGTCGTAATGAGCTATAGTTTATCGATGGTGGGAAGCGTCGCAAGCTCTGAAGACTTTATGGCCCGAACGATAAGGATGACCGTTGGGGCCGATGCCTCCATATGGCTCTTCTCATGGAGGGGAGCTGAGGAGCTTGATGATAGGATCGCGAAACTAGATGGAGTCCTCGGCACAGCAGTCGAGGCCTGGCTTGAGGCAGATAGCGCCTTAGGTATGATACCCATAAGGGCAGTGGACCCTAATATGTGGAGAGATGTGGCCTATATTGAGGAGGGATGGATTGAGGGGGTTGAGGTTCTGGAGAGGATGAACTCCTCTGAGACCACCGCGATGCTGGAGAGGGGGGCAGCCGAACGCCTGGGAGCTGAGCTCAACGACACGATGCTGATAAAGCTTGGAACGAGGGTCCACACCCTTACAATAGTCGGCCTATTCGGAAAGAGGCATCCGATGGGATGGACTATTCAAAACCCGACCGTCTATGTTCCTTTATCTTTCCTGGACAGGATCGAGGAGTCTGATATAAAACGGGTTAGGATCCTTGTAAAGCTTAGGGAGGATATCGATCCTTATACCTTCAGCGAAACTGTCGGGGCCTTGGACCCTAACATTGAGGGGGTTGACATAGCCGAACTTAAGCTGATGGAGGCATCATCGAATATCTTCCTCACGGGCTCACGTAGGATAGAGGAGATAGGGGTTTACATAGCATCGATCATATCCTCTGTCGGGGTGGCTCTAGTTGTCTCAACGGGCTTGAGAAGCAGATGGAAGGAGATAGTTGTTATGGCTATTCGAGGATTCTCCGAGAGACAGCTCGCCTCCATCCTAGCAGTTGAATACCTCTCCTCCACCCTTTTAGCCATCCTTCTCGGATCAGCTGTGGGCTACATATTACTCAGAGGCGAGATTGAGATGTTCAATTCTATTTCACAGGCCTCCATTGAGAGGCGAATAGTGTTTCCAGTAGGGGCTCAGCTCAGCCTCTCAGCCGTCTTAGGATTGATCCTAATCTCGGTGGTTATCCCGATCCTATTCGCGGCGAGGCGGATATCCCTCCACCCCATTTGGACCCAGGAGGAATGA
- a CDS encoding 50S ribosomal protein L44e, protein MKVPKSINTYCPRCKAHMEFSVSIYKAGKRRGAKWGERRQAERKKGYGGQKYPIQHNQAKVTKKQTLKLECRKCGYITHREGVRLKKVEVE, encoded by the coding sequence ATGAAGGTGCCGAAGTCCATAAACACCTACTGCCCTAGGTGCAAGGCTCACATGGAGTTCTCAGTCTCGATCTACAAGGCGGGGAAGAGGAGAGGAGCCAAGTGGGGTGAGAGGAGGCAGGCCGAGAGGAAGAAGGGCTATGGCGGACAGAAGTATCCGATACAGCATAATCAGGCAAAGGTGACAAAGAAACAGACCCTGAAGCTTGAGTGTAGGAAATGCGGATACATCACACATAGGGAAGGAGTTAGGCTGAAGAAGGTGGAGGTCGAATAG
- a CDS encoding translation initiation factor IF-2 subunit alpha, with product MRGRTMRRPEFPSIEDLVVATVKRIEPFGAYVSLDEYGGKEGFLHISEISSTWVKNIRSHVREGQKVVLQVLRVDPAKGHIDLSLRRVTKDERRKKMEEWKKARKAEMLIKSAEGILKIGEEELGKAVSKVVEIYGSLYQGLEEASKRGVQALLDAGVSPDIAEVLAKIASEKIPARYVTISGTFEIVSMGPRGVEEIKSLLLEAEKMAGEDAEVLIYTQGAPRYKVEVKAEDYKKAEAILEKIVDYATSNWVGNERRISFTRG from the coding sequence ATGAGGGGGAGGACCATGAGGAGGCCTGAGTTTCCCTCCATAGAGGATCTCGTCGTGGCAACCGTCAAGAGGATAGAGCCCTTCGGGGCCTATGTCTCCCTTGACGAGTATGGGGGAAAGGAGGGTTTCCTGCATATCTCAGAGATCTCCTCAACATGGGTTAAGAATATCAGAAGCCACGTAAGGGAGGGGCAAAAGGTAGTCCTACAGGTGTTGAGGGTTGACCCGGCGAAGGGGCATATAGATCTCTCCCTAAGGAGGGTCACCAAGGATGAGCGAAGGAAGAAGATGGAGGAGTGGAAAAAGGCTAGGAAGGCCGAGATGCTGATTAAGAGCGCGGAGGGGATCCTTAAAATCGGTGAGGAGGAGCTAGGAAAGGCCGTCTCCAAGGTAGTTGAGATATACGGAAGCCTCTACCAAGGGCTGGAGGAGGCCTCGAAGAGGGGGGTCCAAGCCCTCCTCGACGCTGGGGTATCGCCGGATATCGCTGAGGTCCTAGCAAAGATAGCCTCGGAGAAGATCCCAGCCAGATACGTCACGATCTCAGGTACATTCGAGATAGTCTCCATGGGGCCGAGGGGAGTGGAGGAGATAAAGTCTCTATTGCTCGAGGCTGAGAAGATGGCAGGTGAGGATGCGGAGGTTCTAATATATACCCAGGGGGCGCCGAGGTACAAGGTCGAGGTCAAGGCCGAGGATTATAAGAAGGCTGAGGCCATCCTTGAGAAGATAGTTGATTACGCAACCTCTAACTGGGTCGGAAACGAGAGAAGGATATCCTTCACCAGGGGATAG